A region from the Candidatus Electrothrix scaldis genome encodes:
- a CDS encoding FKBP-type peptidyl-prolyl cis-trans isomerase has translation MKLAVCAVVGFMLVAGPAVASDPVTELKTEKQKLSYALGLDLGSYFKSLETDFNLSAVSQGITDSYTGGKALLTPDEAEKIQKQFAIDQQKKKVEQIKALMESNKDAAAEFLEKNKKAEGVKVTASGLQYKVMTEGKGDKPSATDTVKVHYKGTLLDGSEFDSSYKRNEPASFRVDQVIPGWTEALQLMTPGSKYMLYLSPELAYGDRGMPPAIEPGSLLIFEVELVEIIKGEDK, from the coding sequence ATGAAACTTGCTGTTTGTGCAGTCGTCGGTTTTATGTTGGTTGCCGGACCCGCTGTTGCCTCAGATCCGGTAACTGAGTTGAAAACAGAGAAGCAAAAGCTCAGCTATGCCCTGGGGCTTGATCTTGGTTCATATTTCAAAAGCCTGGAAACCGATTTTAATCTTTCCGCAGTATCTCAGGGAATCACAGATTCCTATACAGGCGGTAAGGCCTTATTAACCCCGGATGAGGCAGAAAAGATTCAGAAGCAGTTTGCCATTGATCAGCAGAAAAAAAAGGTAGAGCAGATCAAGGCGCTGATGGAGTCAAACAAGGATGCTGCTGCTGAATTTTTGGAGAAAAATAAAAAAGCAGAAGGCGTTAAGGTGACTGCGTCTGGTTTGCAGTATAAGGTCATGACCGAGGGGAAAGGGGATAAGCCCAGTGCAACAGACACCGTGAAGGTCCATTATAAGGGAACCCTGCTGGATGGCTCTGAGTTTGATAGCTCCTATAAGCGGAATGAGCCTGCTTCCTTCCGGGTTGATCAGGTTATTCCCGGTTGGACTGAGGCCCTGCAGCTGATGACTCCCGGAAGTAAGTATATGCTGTATTTGTCACCGGAACTTGCCTATGGTGATCGCGGGATGCCGCCCGCTATCGAGCCGGGATCTCTCTTGATTTTTGAGGTTGAGCTCGTTGAGATCATAAAGGGCGAGGATAAATAA
- a CDS encoding Nif11-like leader peptide family natural product precursor has product MAKKNVEELLIAGGEDKHVRAKYDVPGTKEEFVALAAEDGYTFTVEELDEVLKEAGDVFEKYGNPPKRSIWWT; this is encoded by the coding sequence GTGGCTAAAAAAAACGTTGAAGAGCTATTGATTGCAGGTGGCGAGGACAAACATGTTCGCGCAAAATACGATGTTCCTGGTACCAAAGAAGAATTTGTCGCTCTGGCGGCAGAAGATGGTTACACTTTTACAGTAGAAGAGCTTGACGAAGTGCTCAAAGAAGCTGGTGACGTATTCGAGAAATACGGCAACCCTCCCAAGCGCTCCATCTGGTGGACCTGA
- a CDS encoding adenylate kinase has protein sequence MKLILLGAPGAGKGTVAKLLTAIDGSVQISTGDILRGAVQAGSDLGKEAEGYMKRGDLVPDSLIMGIMEKRLQEDDCANGFLLDGFPRTIPQAEALKELMAKLDITLDKAVNIDVPKDIILDRLCTRRTCENGDCQAIYNVKSNPPKQEGICDKCGSKVVQREDETEEAISHRLATYNEKTAPLIGFYEKEGLLLSVEATSSDAVIEAVKKELSL, from the coding sequence ATGAAGCTTATCCTTCTCGGTGCGCCTGGCGCGGGCAAAGGAACTGTTGCTAAACTGCTGACCGCTATTGATGGTTCAGTGCAGATTTCCACCGGCGACATCCTGCGCGGTGCTGTTCAGGCCGGAAGCGACCTGGGCAAAGAAGCTGAAGGCTACATGAAACGAGGTGACTTGGTTCCTGATTCTCTAATCATGGGCATTATGGAAAAACGCCTTCAGGAAGATGACTGTGCTAACGGTTTTCTGCTGGACGGTTTTCCCCGCACCATTCCTCAGGCAGAAGCCCTGAAAGAGCTGATGGCAAAACTGGACATCACCTTGGACAAGGCTGTGAACATTGACGTACCCAAGGACATCATCCTGGATCGTCTCTGCACCCGTCGTACCTGTGAAAACGGCGACTGCCAGGCCATCTACAACGTAAAGTCCAACCCGCCCAAGCAGGAAGGCATCTGCGACAAATGTGGTTCCAAGGTTGTTCAGCGCGAAGACGAGACCGAAGAGGCTATCAGCCATCGTCTGGCAACCTATAACGAGAAGACTGCTCCGCTGATCGGTTTTTACGAAAAAGAAGGTCTGCTGCTCTCTGTTGAGGCAACCTCCAGCGACGCGGTTATCGAGGCTGTAAAAAAAGAGCTGAGCCTGTAA
- a CDS encoding SPASM domain-containing protein, which yields MMPNAQANIEEKADQQVNQDTSPFRKAIHLLYVPTKFCNMSCRYCYLGDLSAAKPEPDKVLGTLNTALEELLAHGYLPFNLSFHGGEVTTLPTELLDGLFSIAARHYASYGEEIKAQGFRVSPPHIKTNLFDFQRHWDVFIKHRVSISGSVDLPLRLHGQFRRDKQGRSTLAQIRENLKLLATYSHNKKISCVVTRAHLDAIDEFIAEISYLHNEIGLDMSRFNVMFGFDSNKNRGRFAQQDLGATMLSDAEQVRFYQAVKKAFVGTPLENALRTEWFKEFTPEYCCSSVNCGGKFFLLQFDGEVFSCPRGQSSPAYRYGNIFTDGVEAVIGNGWNMMERNENLLDIDDDCACCPWLPHCNLGCTFVRQETRLKKSYTCLLQKQLYQDAPDRWPPLPPEEITAYAQRLFLNNNIKKLQQGYVKKERVISPELFTDTNTLSEIIRRDAKLQALYSDELFFLRINGVEYRLHSAILKNEMDIEVLDPSSTILLGVRKDVFSLACEDEINNYVHLMLLRDTAVVYGDEQRTKQEHIFDYSLYRNAFLAAAQQEGNYAVLDISQLLISHAQFYLDGVRNIFFITTKALREYHYSKHRKNAFYHIQAINLPFQNLEFYWQEND from the coding sequence ATGATGCCAAATGCACAAGCTAACATTGAGGAAAAAGCAGACCAGCAAGTAAACCAGGATACAAGCCCGTTCCGCAAGGCCATCCATCTGCTCTATGTGCCGACTAAATTCTGCAACATGAGCTGCCGGTACTGCTATCTGGGAGACCTAAGCGCTGCCAAGCCGGAGCCGGACAAAGTGCTCGGCACCCTCAACACGGCCCTGGAGGAGCTGTTAGCGCATGGCTACCTGCCCTTTAACCTTTCCTTTCACGGCGGCGAGGTCACTACCCTTCCCACCGAGCTGCTTGACGGCCTCTTCAGCATTGCCGCCCGCCATTATGCAAGTTATGGCGAAGAGATCAAAGCCCAGGGCTTCCGGGTCAGTCCTCCGCACATCAAAACCAACCTCTTTGATTTTCAGCGACATTGGGATGTCTTTATTAAGCACCGGGTCTCAATCAGCGGCAGTGTAGACCTTCCCCTTCGTCTGCACGGACAATTTCGCCGAGACAAACAAGGACGCAGCACCCTCGCCCAAATCAGAGAGAATCTCAAACTCCTGGCCACCTATTCCCATAACAAAAAAATCTCCTGCGTGGTCACCCGTGCCCACCTGGATGCGATTGATGAATTCATCGCCGAGATCAGCTATCTCCACAATGAGATCGGCCTGGACATGAGCCGCTTCAATGTTATGTTCGGCTTTGACTCGAACAAGAACAGAGGTAGATTCGCCCAGCAGGACCTTGGCGCAACCATGCTCAGCGATGCTGAACAGGTCCGTTTCTATCAGGCAGTAAAAAAGGCCTTTGTCGGTACTCCCTTGGAAAATGCCTTACGCACCGAGTGGTTCAAGGAATTTACCCCGGAATATTGTTGCTCTTCAGTCAACTGCGGGGGGAAATTCTTCCTGCTCCAGTTTGACGGCGAGGTCTTTTCCTGCCCGCGCGGTCAGTCATCGCCCGCATATCGCTACGGCAATATCTTCACCGACGGCGTGGAGGCGGTGATTGGCAACGGCTGGAATATGATGGAGCGCAACGAAAATCTCCTCGACATTGATGATGACTGCGCCTGTTGTCCGTGGCTGCCCCACTGCAATCTGGGCTGCACCTTTGTCCGTCAAGAGACCAGGCTGAAAAAGAGCTACACCTGCCTGCTCCAGAAGCAGCTCTACCAAGATGCGCCGGACCGCTGGCCGCCTCTTCCTCCAGAGGAAATCACTGCGTATGCCCAACGTCTTTTTCTGAATAATAATATCAAGAAACTGCAACAGGGCTACGTGAAAAAGGAACGAGTCATCAGCCCAGAGCTTTTTACTGACACCAATACTCTGAGCGAGATCATCCGCCGTGATGCAAAGCTCCAGGCCCTGTACAGCGACGAACTATTTTTTCTGCGGATAAACGGGGTGGAATACCGTCTGCACTCGGCAATCCTAAAAAATGAGATGGACATTGAGGTACTGGACCCGAGCAGTACGATCTTACTCGGGGTACGGAAAGATGTATTCAGCCTTGCCTGTGAGGACGAAATCAATAACTACGTCCACCTGATGCTTTTGCGGGATACCGCTGTGGTCTATGGTGACGAACAGCGCACCAAGCAGGAACATATCTTTGACTATTCGCTCTACAGAAATGCCTTTCTTGCTGCTGCCCAACAGGAAGGAAACTATGCGGTGCTGGATATCTCCCAGCTGCTGATCAGTCATGCCCAGTTCTATCTGGATGGTGTGCGGAATATTTTCTTTATCACCACCAAGGCGTTGCGAGAATATCATTACAGCAAACATCGCAAGAACGCCTTTTATCACATCCAGGCAATCAACCTACCCTTTCAGAACCTTGAGTTCTATTGGCAGGAAAACGACTAA
- a CDS encoding P-II family nitrogen regulator, with protein sequence MKKIEVIIKPFKLDDLKEALNELGIKGMTVSEVKGFGRQKGHTEIYRGAEYKVDFIPKIKIEIVIDASEVDKVIDAVISSTRTGKIGDGKIFVLPVDTVCRIRTGEKGKEAI encoded by the coding sequence ATGAAGAAGATAGAGGTTATCATCAAACCCTTTAAACTAGACGACCTGAAAGAAGCACTCAATGAGCTTGGAATCAAGGGCATGACCGTCAGCGAGGTTAAGGGTTTTGGTCGACAAAAGGGACATACCGAGATCTACCGTGGTGCTGAGTATAAAGTTGATTTCATCCCGAAGATTAAAATTGAAATCGTTATTGATGCCAGCGAAGTAGATAAGGTTATTGATGCGGTGATATCCAGCACCAGAACCGGCAAGATCGGTGATGGAAAAATCTTTGTCCTGCCGGTAGATACCGTATGCAGAATCAGGACAGGAGAAAAAGGCAAGGAGGCCATATAA
- a CDS encoding (2Fe-2S) ferredoxin domain-containing protein, with protein MAISERQVLVCQSFRAAGDKKGICHKQSEGLLQYLEEEILDRGLDCLVSGTTCLKQCEKGPVLVIQPENWWFGGVDSEEAVDAILDGLEDGEPAADYKLES; from the coding sequence ATGGCAATTTCAGAACGGCAGGTCCTTGTCTGCCAAAGCTTCCGTGCGGCAGGAGATAAAAAAGGCATCTGTCACAAACAAAGTGAAGGACTGCTGCAATATCTTGAAGAAGAAATACTGGATCGCGGACTGGACTGCTTGGTTAGCGGCACCACCTGCCTGAAGCAATGCGAGAAGGGACCGGTTCTGGTTATCCAACCTGAGAACTGGTGGTTCGGCGGAGTGGACAGCGAAGAAGCCGTTGATGCCATCCTGGATGGCCTGGAAGACGGTGAACCAGCAGCAGATTACAAGCTGGAAAGCTGA
- a CDS encoding GNAT family N-acetyltransferase: protein MITTKRLLLRDLTHSDLDSLTTMFSSPDVMRFIGPRRPMSKAESADWLQHQMALQGQGTARRGVALQENDLLIGICGFQWINEEWDFGYYFRQEYWGNGYAQEACQAILKKKSSIIGNERFSVFIADNNLPSKALISKLGFVRKKKTTKSGEGGAYYFLPSPFPTKLQQDIILDK from the coding sequence ATGATCACAACCAAGCGCCTACTCCTCAGAGACCTTACCCACTCTGACCTCGATTCCCTCACCACAATGTTCTCCTCCCCCGATGTCATGCGCTTCATCGGCCCGCGTCGCCCAATGAGCAAGGCTGAATCAGCCGATTGGCTCCAACACCAGATGGCCCTTCAAGGCCAAGGCACAGCTCGACGAGGCGTGGCATTGCAAGAAAACGATCTTCTCATCGGCATATGCGGTTTCCAATGGATCAATGAGGAGTGGGATTTTGGCTACTACTTCCGCCAAGAATACTGGGGCAACGGCTATGCCCAGGAAGCTTGCCAAGCTATTCTGAAAAAGAAGTCCTCCATAATTGGCAACGAGCGTTTCTCGGTGTTCATCGCAGACAACAACCTGCCGAGCAAGGCGCTTATCTCTAAACTTGGTTTTGTACGCAAGAAAAAAACTACCAAGAGCGGGGAAGGAGGTGCGTATTACTTCCTCCCCTCACCCTTTCCCACCAAACTACAACAAGATATTATTCTTGACAAATAG
- a CDS encoding pilus assembly protein PilP, giving the protein MRAILQHRYLFTAVLIVAGFISVQVQANEQPANEAQQVLSVADLRGYHEFNYKFEDRPDPFLPFFSDTKPPEPSEEKKIIPGQILTELQKFEAGQLKLVAVLAFKDKNIAMLEDVTGEGHLAEQGTEIGRYGIVTSIEPNLLLVTESYETTTGRKVVKEIPLHMQQQE; this is encoded by the coding sequence ATGAGAGCTATTTTACAACACAGATACCTATTCACTGCCGTTCTGATTGTGGCGGGATTTATCTCCGTTCAGGTGCAAGCGAATGAACAGCCAGCAAACGAAGCGCAACAGGTTCTTTCTGTAGCCGATCTCCGGGGATACCATGAATTCAATTACAAATTTGAAGATCGCCCAGACCCTTTTCTCCCCTTTTTCAGCGACACAAAACCACCAGAGCCTTCAGAAGAGAAAAAGATTATTCCAGGTCAAATCTTAACCGAACTCCAGAAATTTGAAGCGGGACAGTTAAAGCTTGTTGCAGTGTTGGCTTTCAAGGACAAGAATATTGCCATGCTGGAAGATGTCACAGGTGAGGGGCACCTGGCGGAACAAGGCACGGAGATTGGCCGATATGGAATCGTCACCAGCATTGAGCCTAACTTGCTCTTAGTTACGGAATCCTATGAAACCACAACGGGTAGGAAAGTCGTGAAAGAAATTCCTCTGCATATGCAGCAACAAGAGTGA
- a CDS encoding DUF6719 family protein, which translates to MKLFLSNNAVILLAMLLLTFLAAGCHQDARSKVLKKMPARGTLSYNHVVYVENDGSCDIGQVIKITGGKAEQGHQKEV; encoded by the coding sequence ATGAAACTCTTCTTATCGAATAACGCAGTCATTCTTCTCGCCATGCTCCTGCTTACATTTCTGGCAGCCGGATGCCACCAGGACGCTCGAAGCAAGGTACTGAAAAAGATGCCTGCAAGAGGCACCTTGTCATATAATCATGTTGTCTACGTGGAGAATGACGGGAGCTGTGATATCGGTCAAGTCATTAAGATCACCGGCGGCAAAGCAGAGCAAGGGCATCAAAAGGAAGTATGA
- a CDS encoding ammonium transporter: MELSAVNAGDTAFMMIAAALVMFMTPGLALFYGGLVRSKNVLSTVVQSFFSLGIVGMIWVVYGYSLAFGPDVGGLIGNLDWAFLRGVGMEPSDTYATTIPHLVFCAFQLMFASITPALITGAFAERIKFTGFLFFTVVWTTIVYLPVCHWVWGSGGWLLERGALDFAGGTVIHLNSGMAALVAAIFIGKRKGHGQTSFMPHSLGMTILGAGILWFGWFGFNAGSATAANGIAGSAFFITHIAAAAAMVSWVVAEWMMHGKPTALGAASGAVAGLVAITPAAGFVGPVSAVIIGLIGGVLCLLAINLKNKFKYDDALDVVAVHGCGGTWGAVATGLFASTAINPGGADGLFFGGFGLVFTQIEGVLVTFIYSGLLTYGILKVTEKFIGFRVSEEDEVMGLDLSQHDEVGYNL; encoded by the coding sequence ATGGAGTTGAGTGCAGTCAATGCGGGTGATACCGCATTTATGATGATTGCTGCGGCCTTGGTCATGTTTATGACCCCTGGCCTGGCCTTGTTTTATGGTGGGCTCGTGCGTTCCAAGAACGTGCTTTCAACGGTTGTTCAGAGTTTTTTTTCTCTGGGAATCGTGGGGATGATCTGGGTCGTGTATGGATACTCTCTGGCCTTTGGCCCTGATGTTGGCGGCCTTATCGGTAACTTGGACTGGGCCTTCTTGAGGGGAGTTGGGATGGAACCCAGCGATACCTATGCCACCACTATTCCCCATCTGGTTTTCTGCGCCTTTCAGTTGATGTTTGCCAGTATCACCCCTGCCTTGATCACCGGTGCCTTTGCCGAGCGGATCAAATTTACCGGGTTCCTGTTTTTTACCGTAGTTTGGACAACCATTGTCTATCTGCCGGTTTGTCACTGGGTCTGGGGATCTGGTGGCTGGTTATTGGAGCGAGGCGCCTTGGATTTTGCCGGAGGAACAGTTATTCACCTGAATTCCGGTATGGCTGCTCTGGTTGCGGCAATTTTTATTGGAAAACGTAAGGGGCACGGGCAAACCTCCTTTATGCCCCATAGTTTAGGAATGACCATTCTCGGTGCTGGTATTCTCTGGTTTGGTTGGTTCGGATTTAATGCGGGCAGCGCAACAGCAGCCAATGGTATTGCTGGTTCAGCTTTTTTCATTACCCATATTGCCGCTGCCGCAGCAATGGTGTCCTGGGTTGTGGCGGAGTGGATGATGCATGGAAAACCAACTGCTTTAGGTGCCGCCTCAGGGGCTGTTGCTGGCTTGGTTGCTATTACTCCGGCGGCAGGTTTTGTCGGCCCGGTATCTGCCGTTATTATCGGGCTCATAGGGGGCGTACTTTGTCTGCTTGCTATTAATCTGAAGAATAAATTTAAATATGATGATGCCCTGGACGTAGTTGCCGTACATGGCTGTGGCGGAACCTGGGGGGCTGTTGCCACAGGTCTGTTCGCTTCGACAGCGATTAATCCAGGTGGAGCAGATGGTCTTTTCTTTGGTGGATTTGGTCTGGTGTTTACCCAGATTGAGGGTGTTCTGGTTACCTTTATCTATTCAGGCCTGTTGACCTATGGTATCCTGAAGGTTACTGAAAAATTTATTGGCTTTCGGGTCTCTGAAGAAGATGAGGTCATGGGGTTGGATCTGTCCCAGCACGACGAGGTAGGGTATAACCTGTAA
- a CDS encoding GNAT family N-acetyltransferase, which produces MSGIMPDITGKIVVRRAREEDLTGLVFLLEVLFSIEKDFNFNAEKQKRGLRLLLHNPEAVVLVAERQGRIIGMCTAQLLISTAEGGLSALVEDVVILPAWQAQGTGRRLMESLREWSALQGATRIQLLADRNNTRALGFYHHIGYRPTELICLRTTKGIG; this is translated from the coding sequence ATGAGCGGAATAATGCCGGATATCACCGGAAAAATAGTGGTCCGCAGAGCACGGGAAGAGGACCTCACGGGTTTGGTCTTTCTGCTGGAGGTTTTATTCAGTATTGAAAAGGATTTTAACTTCAATGCTGAGAAACAAAAGCGGGGCTTGAGACTCCTCTTACACAACCCTGAGGCTGTGGTTCTGGTGGCCGAACGACAGGGGCGGATTATAGGCATGTGTACAGCTCAATTGCTCATTTCCACCGCTGAGGGCGGACTTTCCGCCTTGGTGGAAGATGTTGTCATCCTGCCCGCCTGGCAGGCACAAGGCACCGGCAGGAGACTCATGGAGTCACTCAGAGAATGGTCTGCGCTCCAAGGCGCAACCAGAATCCAGCTTCTGGCTGATCGCAACAACACCAGAGCACTGGGCTTTTATCACCACATAGGTTACCGACCCACTGAATTGATCTGCCTACGTACAACAAAAGGAATAGGGTAA
- the amt gene encoding ammonium transporter, with protein MKKKMLLTGALLTLSLLPTLAGAGDEPTAQGVQTNLDYVWTLVAAALVFFMQAGFAMVEAGFTRAKNAINIMMKNLMDFSMGSLFFWAIGFGLMFGTSGTGWFGTDGFFLSDFKAGGDPWVLAFWMFQCVFAATAATIVSGAMAERTKFTSYLIYSAALCAFIYPVFGSWAWGSLFHGSGWLEGMGFIDFAGSTVVHSIGGWAALAGAIVIGPRVGKYGKNGEVKAIPGHNIPLAAVGVFILWLGWFGFNPGSTTAGITDIAMIFVNTNLAACAGAVTGMLTSWVMFKKPDISMSLNGALAGLVGITAGCANVSPTSSAIIGAIAGVLVVFSVVIIDRMHIDDPVGAVSVHGVCGAWGTLAAGIFNMEGVTAKIITTQLIGIGAAFAWSFGCAFILFTVIKMTVGLRVTEEEEIEGLDYGEHGSHAYADFMTK; from the coding sequence ATGAAGAAAAAAATGCTGCTAACCGGAGCTCTGCTTACGCTCTCTCTGTTACCAACTTTAGCTGGTGCCGGTGACGAACCCACCGCACAGGGTGTACAGACCAATCTTGACTATGTGTGGACTTTGGTCGCTGCTGCTCTGGTTTTCTTTATGCAGGCTGGTTTTGCTATGGTTGAGGCTGGTTTTACCCGGGCCAAGAACGCCATTAATATTATGATGAAGAACCTGATGGACTTCAGCATGGGTTCTCTGTTCTTCTGGGCCATCGGTTTTGGCCTGATGTTCGGAACCAGTGGTACAGGTTGGTTCGGAACTGACGGTTTTTTCCTCAGCGATTTCAAAGCTGGCGGAGATCCTTGGGTTCTTGCCTTCTGGATGTTCCAGTGTGTTTTTGCTGCAACTGCTGCAACCATCGTTTCCGGTGCAATGGCTGAGCGGACAAAATTCACCAGCTACCTGATCTACAGCGCTGCACTTTGCGCCTTTATTTACCCGGTATTTGGTAGCTGGGCCTGGGGCAGCCTGTTCCACGGTAGTGGCTGGCTTGAAGGAATGGGTTTCATTGATTTCGCAGGCTCAACCGTTGTTCACTCTATCGGTGGCTGGGCAGCTCTGGCAGGCGCTATCGTCATTGGACCACGTGTAGGAAAATACGGCAAGAACGGCGAAGTAAAGGCCATCCCTGGTCACAACATCCCCCTGGCAGCTGTTGGCGTTTTCATCCTCTGGCTCGGCTGGTTCGGATTCAACCCTGGCTCCACCACAGCAGGTATCACTGATATCGCCATGATCTTTGTTAACACCAACTTGGCAGCTTGTGCCGGTGCCGTTACCGGCATGCTCACCTCCTGGGTTATGTTCAAGAAGCCGGACATCAGCATGAGTCTCAACGGCGCACTGGCTGGTCTGGTAGGTATCACCGCCGGTTGTGCCAATGTCAGCCCGACCAGCTCTGCAATCATCGGGGCAATCGCTGGTGTCCTGGTTGTCTTCTCGGTTGTCATCATCGATCGTATGCACATTGATGATCCGGTGGGTGCAGTTTCTGTCCACGGCGTCTGCGGTGCTTGGGGAACCTTGGCTGCTGGTATCTTCAACATGGAAGGTGTAACCGCCAAGATCATCACCACCCAGTTGATAGGTATTGGCGCGGCCTTTGCCTGGAGCTTCGGTTGCGCGTTCATTCTCTTTACAGTTATCAAAATGACCGTTGGCCTCCGGGTTACCGAAGAGGAAGAGATTGAGGGGCTAGATTATGGCGAGCACGGATCTCATGCTTACGCAGACTTCATGACCAAATAA
- a CDS encoding P-II family nitrogen regulator: MKKIEAIIKPFKLDDVKEALGDLGVTGMTVSEVKGCGRQKGHKETYRGAEYTVDFNPKIKIELVVVASMVDKVVEAICGSAQSGKIGDGKIFVLPVEEVVRVRTGERGAEAI; this comes from the coding sequence ATGAAAAAAATAGAGGCAATTATTAAGCCCTTTAAGCTTGATGATGTGAAAGAGGCCTTAGGTGATCTGGGTGTTACCGGTATGACCGTTAGCGAAGTAAAGGGTTGCGGTCGTCAGAAAGGCCATAAGGAAACCTACCGGGGTGCTGAATATACGGTCGACTTTAACCCGAAGATCAAGATTGAGCTGGTGGTTGTGGCCAGTATGGTCGATAAGGTGGTCGAGGCGATTTGTGGCTCTGCGCAGAGTGGCAAGATCGGTGACGGCAAGATTTTTGTCCTGCCTGTGGAAGAGGTGGTTCGGGTGCGCACCGGGGAACGGGGCGCTGAGGCGATTTGA
- a CDS encoding radical SAM protein — MSTQPLSDTESNKACEKSMQIDMLVLPAAPQANSKKRFGAIEKPDPALQPGEAVAWIGDLIKGGKEVHGVNISGPGDALAAPELLLPLLDLLKEKYADCPVRLTSIGLNAASLAEDLASKGIAQINLQVEAVSEDILKKIYAWIRPGKRTIPLPEVVGLLLQEQEKALAALKEAGILVNIYTTVYPGVNDEHISAIAEKTAAWGASSITLIPFEPVAEEEKLEACDTALLESAKQAAAAHLTVTDDVDLHLPPPSGGDFQNATTLLPQPSKERPNVAVVSTNGMDIDLHLGQATQILIYGPREDGLACLLETRSTPDAGSGDTRWEALAKECLHDCFALLATHAGKNPQKILDDLGVKVLLSEENIEGTIDVLYGGGKKKKCKK; from the coding sequence ATGAGTACTCAGCCGTTATCAGATACAGAGAGCAATAAGGCTTGCGAAAAATCCATGCAGATCGACATGTTGGTTCTGCCAGCTGCTCCGCAGGCAAATAGCAAAAAACGTTTTGGAGCCATTGAGAAGCCCGATCCCGCTCTCCAGCCTGGCGAGGCGGTTGCATGGATAGGGGATCTTATTAAAGGAGGAAAGGAAGTTCATGGAGTAAATATCAGCGGCCCCGGTGATGCCTTGGCAGCCCCGGAGCTCCTCCTCCCGCTTCTAGATCTTCTCAAAGAAAAATATGCGGATTGCCCTGTCAGATTAACAAGCATCGGACTGAATGCTGCATCACTTGCTGAAGATTTAGCCAGCAAAGGCATTGCCCAAATCAACCTTCAGGTTGAGGCCGTGTCTGAAGACATTTTAAAAAAGATATATGCGTGGATTCGTCCTGGCAAAAGAACCATCCCTCTCCCTGAGGTTGTGGGTCTTTTGCTCCAGGAACAGGAAAAAGCACTTGCCGCCCTCAAAGAAGCAGGAATCCTGGTTAATATATATACCACGGTTTACCCAGGCGTTAATGATGAGCACATCAGCGCCATAGCTGAGAAAACCGCTGCATGGGGAGCATCTTCCATAACATTGATTCCCTTTGAACCGGTCGCTGAGGAAGAAAAATTAGAGGCATGTGATACGGCTCTCCTGGAAAGCGCAAAACAAGCAGCTGCTGCTCACCTGACAGTTACTGATGATGTGGACTTACATCTGCCCCCGCCATCTGGAGGAGACTTCCAGAATGCGACCACTCTCTTGCCGCAACCGAGCAAAGAACGCCCCAATGTGGCAGTAGTAAGCACCAACGGTATGGATATTGACCTCCATCTCGGCCAAGCCACCCAGATCCTGATTTATGGGCCCCGCGAAGACGGGCTTGCCTGCCTCCTGGAGACACGCTCCACACCGGACGCAGGTAGCGGCGACACCCGCTGGGAGGCCCTGGCCAAGGAATGCCTGCACGACTGCTTTGCCCTGCTGGCAACCCATGCAGGTAAAAATCCACAAAAAATATTGGATGATCTCGGTGTAAAGGTTCTGCTGTCCGAAGAGAATATCGAAGGCACAATTGATGTGCTTTATGGCGGTGGCAAAAAAAAGAAGTGTAAAAAATAA